CTGCCCTCGCGGGGGCTGCGCCGGGGGAGGACAACTGCCGCCGCATCACCGACATCCTCGCCCGCGGACGCAACCCCATGCTCGTCGGCGTCGGAGCCGCGTCCGCCGCCGCTGACTTCGCCAACGCGTCACCGTACCGCATCCTCCCCGTCAATCATCAGACGGACCTCCTCGCCGTCGCGGCGGCGGCACCGACGACGCCCGGTTCTGGCCTCATCTTCAGCATCGGTGATCTCAAGGACCTGGTGCCCGACGAGGCCGACCTGCAGGACGCGGCTCGCCGGGTGGTGGCGGAGGTCACGCGCCTGCTCGAGACGCACAGAGCTGCCGCCCGCCAGACGGTCTGGGTCATGGGCTGGTCGGCCACCTACGAGACCTACCTCGCCTTCCTTTCCAAGTTCCCGCTCGTCGACAAGGATTGGGAACTCCAGCTGCTGCCAATAACCGCCGTGCGCGACGCGGGCCCTGCGGCCGGACTCGTGCCCCCTCCAGCTCCAGCCACCACGGTCGCTGCCTTGTCCATGCCTGCCACTACAAGGTACTCCTTTTCTATCCATCGCCAGAtcacttgtttattttattttattttattttatttattgtgCATAAGATTTGATGAGCCGCATCGCATCCATCATCCATGTGCGGTGATTGCTGTGCTTAGCCTATCACACGAACCAGGACAAACGTTTCTTTTATGTCTGCTTGTCACCCCGAGTACTGTGATTACTTTATGATGCTGTTCTTGAGTAGTTTAATGTTTTGTAGAGTGTGGAAGACAAGGGGTAACATGTGCTGTTTGTTACAAAGTGACATAGCCACCAGATGACTCCTGTTTATGATTTTCAAGTTATGCTCATTACCATCGGCAGGATCTAACAGTTCAAACTTGTAATTTGCAGCTTCATAGAGTCGTTTGTTCCTTTTGGAGGTTTTATGTGCGATacctaccaagcaaatagccccACAGCAAATTCCTGCCCTCAGGCCCTGCGATGTCAACAGTGCAACGATAGATATGAGCAAGAAGCTGCAACTATCATTAGAGGAAGTGGCATTACAGCTGAAGCTCACCAAGAAGGTCTACCTTCCCTGCTGCAGAATGGCAGCATGATGGGTCCTAACAATGGGTTTGATGCAGTCAAGGTGTGAGGCTACTTCTATCTTCTAGAATTTTGAAGTTAAATAGTGACTGCAACTTGTACAGCTTGCTGATAGATGAATAGTTTTCGATTTGATTGGTATAATAGATGTACAGTTTTTCTTCAGTGCAGGCTAGAGATGATCAGATGGTATTGAGTACAAAAATACAGaatctgaagaagaagtggaATGAGTACTGCCTACCCAAGGATTCAAGTATTGCACTGTGTAAACATGTAGAGGATGCTGAAGGGTCAATCCAGCTGATGCCCAAGGAGGTTGATGATCTGAATCTTAAGCCTCCTCACTTCTCTGTACAGCCTTACACTTACTTCAGGGGTTCCTCAAACTGGGATCAAACTTCACCTAGTGCACTGCATTCAGCAGCTTCAGGAGGTGCTTCTGCCTTTGGCCAATGGCAGAGGCCGTCACCCGTCACTGCACAAAGTCATGATTTGAGCAATTACAAGCTACTCATGGAACGGCTGTTTAAGGCTGTTGGGAGGCAGGAGGAAGCCTTGAGTGCTATTTGTGCATCCATTGAGCGGTGCATGTCAATGGAGAGGCGTCGTGGTGCAAACAAGAAGAATGACATATGGTTTAGTTTTTATGGCCCGGATAGCATTGCCAAGCGGAGAGTTGGTATGGCACTTGCTGAGCTGATGCATGGTAGCTCAGAGAACCTGATATATCTGGACCTAAGCCTCCATGACTGGGGTAACCCCAATTTCAGAGGAAAGCGTGCTACCGACTGTATCTCTGAAGAGTTGAGAAGGAAGCGGCGATCAGTTATCTTCCTTGACAATGTTGACAAAGCTGACTGCCTTGTTCAGGAGAGCCTGAttcatgccatggagactggcaGGTACAAAGACTTGCATGGGGGACGGGTGGCTGACCTTAATCACTCCATTGTGGTGTTGTCTACAAGAATGATCCAAGGATGTCAGGATGCCTCTATTGGGATGG
The sequence above is drawn from the Miscanthus floridulus cultivar M001 chromosome 15, ASM1932011v1, whole genome shotgun sequence genome and encodes:
- the LOC136509010 gene encoding protein DWARF 53-like; the encoded protein is MPTPVPAARQCLAPAAVTALDAAVASARRRAHAQTTSLHLIASLLSPTAAPLLRDALALARARSAAYSSRLQLKALDLCFAVSLDRLPSTPVSATTSNDQHEPHVANSLMAAIKRSQANQRRNPDTFHFYHHHHQAASSTTSPNAVKVDLSHLVLAILDDPLVSRVFADAGFRSNEIKVAILRPAPPVPLLGRGLPTRARPPPLFLCSFAAADDADVPSPAPALAGAAPGEDNCRRITDILARGRNPMLVGVGAASAAADFANASPYRILPVNHQTDLLAVAAAAPTTPGSGLIFSIGDLKDLVPDEADLQDAARRVVAEVTRLLETHRAAARQTVWVMGWSATYETYLAFLSKFPLVDKDWELQLLPITAVRDAGPAAGLVPPPAPATTVAALSMPATTSFIESFVPFGGFMCDTYQANSPTANSCPQALRCQQCNDRYEQEAATIIRGSGITAEAHQEGLPSLLQNGSMMGPNNGFDAVKARDDQMVLSTKIQNLKKKWNEYCLPKDSSIALCKHVEDAEGSIQLMPKEVDDLNLKPPHFSVQPYTYFRGSSNWDQTSPSALHSAASGGASAFGQWQRPSPVTAQSHDLSNYKLLMERLFKAVGRQEEALSAICASIERCMSMERRRGANKKNDIWFSFYGPDSIAKRRVGMALAELMHGSSENLIYLDLSLHDWGNPNFRGKRATDCISEELRRKRRSVIFLDNVDKADCLVQESLIHAMETGRYKDLHGGRVADLNHSIVVLSTRMIQGCQDASIGMEEGNAFSEEKVVAARGHQLKIIVEPGTTNIIGGPGGKVVVSSRHSLRNNPASLYSSSFSKRKLHISDGQEKTAESLSTSKRLHRTSSISFDLNLPGDEAEAQDGDDDSSSSHENSSGDPEGSVGSLLRSVDESINFKPFDFGKLCEDILQEFSSTMSSTLGFSCRLEIDAGAMVQVLAAAWASDSDEKRPVRTWVEQVFARSLEQLKVRCKNLSSCTLRLVACEDEMPVKEDGFGAFLPSRIILDW